The bacterium genome contains a region encoding:
- a CDS encoding mannose-1-phosphate guanylyltransferase, which yields MTAEKNSPPLWAVVMAGGSGTRFWPVSRQDRPKQFLPPGGGVPGGKASADGLTLLEETLRRLKGLVPPEQTLIIGSQGHGSLIRKMLPGVPARNIILEPEGRNTAPCIGLAAHLISARAPEAVMAVLPSDHHIRRPVRFRKLLRRAARIAAEEDAIVTLGIPPTAPETGFGYIERGRGIAPMDKTGAYAVKRFTEKPRLAAARRYLAAGKYYWNGGYFIWRAGRAIAELDRHLPKAKNHLRQAAEALRKRDRAAFHRAFKKCPSISIDYAVMEKAKNIIVLPADIGWNDLGSWTALRNLLPKDAGGNLWLLPKGSVAEAVDAKGLIVRSGKPLVAALGVENLIVIETGDALLLCHTDRAQEVGDLVRRLGGRKSGKFV from the coding sequence ATGACGGCGGAAAAAAACAGCCCGCCCCTCTGGGCGGTCGTCATGGCGGGCGGAAGCGGAACGCGCTTCTGGCCGGTCAGCCGGCAGGACCGGCCCAAGCAGTTCCTTCCCCCCGGCGGCGGTGTGCCGGGCGGGAAAGCTTCAGCCGATGGCCTCACCCTGCTCGAGGAAACCCTCCGCCGCCTGAAGGGGCTCGTTCCGCCCGAGCAGACGCTCATCATCGGGAGCCAGGGGCACGGAAGCCTGATCCGCAAGATGCTGCCCGGCGTGCCGGCGCGGAACATCATCCTCGAGCCCGAGGGGCGAAACACCGCCCCCTGCATCGGCCTCGCCGCCCACCTCATATCCGCCCGCGCACCGGAAGCCGTCATGGCGGTGCTTCCCTCCGATCATCACATCCGGCGGCCCGTCCGCTTCCGTAAACTGCTCCGGCGCGCTGCCCGCATCGCCGCCGAAGAAGACGCCATCGTCACCCTCGGCATCCCGCCCACGGCCCCCGAAACGGGCTTCGGCTACATCGAGCGCGGGAGAGGGATCGCTCCGATGGACAAAACGGGGGCCTACGCCGTGAAGCGCTTCACCGAAAAGCCGCGGCTGGCGGCCGCGCGGCGCTACCTCGCCGCGGGAAAATATTACTGGAACGGCGGCTACTTCATCTGGCGCGCCGGGCGGGCCATCGCGGAACTCGATCGGCACCTCCCCAAGGCCAAAAACCATCTCCGGCAGGCGGCGGAGGCCCTCCGAAAAAGGGACCGCGCCGCCTTCCACCGGGCCTTCAAAAAATGCCCCTCCATCAGCATCGACTACGCCGTCATGGAAAAGGCGAAAAATATAATCGTCCTTCCCGCCGACATCGGCTGGAACGATCTGGGGAGCTGGACCGCGCTGCGGAACCTCCTCCCGAAGGACGCGGGAGGGAACCTCTGGCTTCTCCCGAAAGGAAGCGTTGCCGAGGCAGTGGACGCAAAGGGGCTGATCGTCCGCTCGGGCAAGCCGCTCGTCGCGGCACTCGGGGTGGAGAACCTGATCGTCATCGAGACCGGGGATGCGCTGCTGCTCTGCCACACGGACCGCGCCCAGGAGGTGGGCGATCTGGTCCGCCGGCTCGGGGGCAGGAAGTCCGGTAAGTTTGTATAG
- a CDS encoding DedA family protein, with protein MRKLRQLYDWVLSWADSRYATSALAGLSFSESFFFPVAPDPLLMALSLGRPKRAYFYAAVCSAASVLGGAAGYAIGFVLFDTLGRPILEVYGAMETYHLVQNYYRTYDAWAVGVAGFTPIPYKVFTIAAGAFHISFLVFILASIASRSARFFLVAWLIQRFGHSIRAFIDRYFGILTILFFVLLVGGFFILKWVLP; from the coding sequence ATGCGTAAGCTGCGGCAGCTCTACGACTGGGTCCTCAGTTGGGCCGACAGTCGGTACGCCACATCCGCCCTCGCCGGCCTCTCCTTCAGCGAATCGTTTTTCTTTCCGGTCGCCCCCGACCCGCTCCTGATGGCACTCTCGCTCGGCCGCCCCAAGCGCGCCTACTTCTACGCCGCCGTGTGCTCTGCCGCATCGGTGCTCGGCGGCGCGGCAGGCTACGCCATCGGCTTCGTCCTCTTCGATACGCTCGGAAGGCCCATCCTCGAAGTCTACGGCGCGATGGAAACCTATCACCTCGTCCAGAACTATTACCGCACCTACGACGCCTGGGCGGTCGGGGTAGCGGGCTTCACCCCGATTCCCTACAAAGTCTTCACCATTGCTGCCGGCGCGTTTCACATCAGTTTCCTCGTCTTCATCCTGGCCTCGATCGCGAGCCGATCGGCGCGTTTCTTCCTCGTGGCATGGCTGATCCAGCGTTTCGGCCATTCCATCCGCGCGTTCATTGACCGCTATTTCGGGATTCTGACAATCTTGTTTTTTGTCCTTCTCGTGGGCGGCTTTTTCATTCTCAAGTGGGTGCTTCCATGA
- a CDS encoding phosphomannomutase/phosphoglucomutase, translating to MPFINPKIFREYDIRGIVDRDLTPEVVRTLGQALGTHLGGARGARIALSRDNRHSSPAYYDAMREGLSAAGCRVVGIGMGPTPALSFAIHHLGTDGGVQITGSHNPPEFNGFKISRGTEAIHGEEIQEIRRLIEEARLHRANSPGSFEEVDVHPAYIERLARGRTLARPIKIVVDSGNGTGGIIAPEALRRIGAEVVELYCTPDADYPHHHPDPTVPANLKDLITAVQESGAGLGVAFDGDADRIGAVDPTGRIVWGDELMILFAGPILTRKPGAAIVFDVKCSSRLQIAIQEMGGRPIMSATGHSLIRERLVREKASLAGELSGHIFFEDDYYGFDDGIYAAVRLLHLLSESGKTLAELMADLPPAIATPEIRIECAEEEKFAIVEALSAHFRALYETVEIDGVRITFPKGWGLVRASNTQPALTLRFEAEDEQSLGEYKEVVFSQLQKFPSVKLADA from the coding sequence TTGCCCTTCATCAACCCCAAGATTTTCCGGGAATACGACATCCGCGGCATCGTGGACCGGGACCTGACGCCAGAGGTCGTCCGCACGCTCGGCCAGGCCCTCGGCACCCATCTCGGCGGGGCGAGGGGGGCGCGCATCGCCCTCAGCCGGGACAACCGCCACAGCTCCCCCGCCTACTACGACGCCATGCGCGAGGGCCTCTCCGCGGCCGGCTGCCGCGTCGTGGGCATCGGCATGGGGCCCACACCCGCGCTCTCCTTCGCCATCCACCACCTGGGGACCGATGGCGGCGTCCAGATCACGGGAAGCCACAACCCCCCCGAGTTCAACGGATTCAAGATCAGCCGCGGCACCGAGGCCATCCACGGCGAGGAGATTCAGGAGATCCGCCGCCTCATCGAGGAGGCTCGCCTCCACCGGGCCAACTCGCCCGGCAGCTTCGAGGAGGTGGATGTCCATCCCGCCTACATCGAGCGCCTCGCCCGTGGCCGCACCCTCGCGCGGCCGATCAAGATCGTCGTGGACTCCGGAAACGGCACCGGCGGCATCATCGCGCCCGAGGCCCTTCGCCGCATCGGCGCCGAGGTGGTGGAACTCTACTGCACCCCCGATGCCGACTACCCACATCATCATCCCGACCCGACCGTGCCGGCCAACCTGAAGGACCTAATCACCGCCGTTCAGGAGAGCGGCGCCGGCCTCGGCGTGGCTTTCGATGGCGACGCCGACCGCATCGGGGCGGTGGACCCCACCGGGCGCATCGTCTGGGGGGATGAATTGATGATCCTTTTCGCCGGGCCCATTCTTACCCGAAAGCCCGGCGCGGCGATCGTGTTCGATGTGAAGTGCTCCTCCCGGCTCCAGATCGCCATTCAGGAAATGGGCGGAAGACCCATCATGTCGGCCACCGGGCACTCCCTCATCCGCGAGAGACTGGTCCGGGAAAAAGCCTCGCTCGCGGGCGAGCTCTCCGGCCATATTTTTTTCGAGGACGACTACTATGGCTTCGACGACGGCATCTACGCCGCCGTCCGCCTGCTGCACCTCCTCTCAGAGAGCGGCAAGACGCTCGCCGAACTGATGGCCGACCTGCCGCCCGCCATCGCCACCCCCGAGATCCGTATCGAATGTGCGGAGGAGGAGAAATTCGCCATCGTGGAGGCACTCTCCGCGCACTTCCGCGCCCTGTACGAGACGGTCGAGATTGACGGCGTGCGCATCACCTTTCCGAAGGGATGGGGGCTGGTTCGCGCCTCCAATACCCAGCCCGCCCTTACGCTCCGCTTCGAGGCGGAGGACGAACAGAGTTTGGGCGAATACAAGGAAGTCGTCTTCTCCCAGCTCCAGAAGTTTCCCTCGGTGAAACTGGCCGATGCGTAA
- a CDS encoding lysophospholipid acyltransferase family protein: MIWSLFHLAGFFFRWMVRAKFIGTEHIPPGGGAIFLSNHISALDAVLVPWTIYSVYPEDTIWKLAKEELFRIPLAGWYLRNIHAFPIKRGAAELSAIRDLEGRIRRDKVILYPEGTRSRDGRLRRGNRMVGKIIRDTKPIVIPVYVSGTDQVFPVGRIFPRWGKEITIRFGASLSLDKEYAIENVRESSQAVVDRVMAAIAELGENGVEAPPAAPKEANR; this comes from the coding sequence ATGATCTGGAGTCTGTTTCATCTGGCGGGTTTTTTTTTCCGCTGGATGGTGCGGGCGAAGTTCATCGGGACCGAGCATATTCCTCCCGGCGGCGGGGCGATCTTTCTCAGCAACCACATATCCGCGCTCGATGCGGTGCTCGTTCCCTGGACGATTTATTCCGTCTATCCGGAGGACACTATCTGGAAGCTGGCGAAAGAGGAGCTATTCCGCATCCCCCTGGCGGGCTGGTACCTTCGCAACATCCACGCATTTCCCATCAAGCGCGGCGCGGCCGAGCTCTCCGCGATTCGGGACCTGGAGGGACGCATCCGCAGGGATAAGGTTATCCTCTACCCCGAGGGGACGCGGAGCCGGGACGGCCGCTTGCGGCGGGGAAACCGGATGGTGGGGAAGATCATCCGCGACACGAAGCCGATCGTGATACCGGTTTATGTCTCGGGCACTGATCAAGTGTTTCCGGTGGGGCGGATTTTCCCGAGATGGGGGAAAGAAATCACGATCCGCTTCGGGGCGTCCCTCTCGCTCGACAAAGAGTACGCGATCGAGAACGTTCGGGAGTCGAGCCAGGCCGTTGTGGATCGCGTGATGGCGGCCATCGCCGAGTTGGGGGAGAATGGGGTGGAGGCGCCGCCAGCGGCACCGAAGGAGGCGAACCGGTGA
- a CDS encoding DUF721 domain-containing protein, whose product MKARTKRKGSGTMRAFSHLVSEIRRGERWGRRLSRHPVFLLWRESVGEGIARGARPVFVKSDTLWVEVGDSAWLQEMEMRSVLLLETLNARLGKKKLKALKFRVGQSRDEEENTLGVPSGRSVPPAWAKIAGGDRRAIDDALENIADAELKARVANLVERVERISGERNL is encoded by the coding sequence GTGAAGGCGAGGACGAAACGGAAGGGCTCCGGGACGATGCGGGCCTTCTCCCACCTGGTGAGTGAAATCCGCCGGGGGGAGCGCTGGGGCCGGCGCCTCTCAAGGCATCCGGTGTTCCTCCTCTGGCGCGAGTCAGTGGGCGAGGGGATCGCGCGCGGCGCCCGGCCTGTTTTCGTAAAGAGCGATACCCTCTGGGTGGAAGTTGGGGACTCGGCCTGGTTGCAGGAGATGGAGATGCGCTCCGTTCTTTTGCTCGAGACGCTGAATGCGCGGCTGGGGAAGAAAAAGTTGAAGGCGCTGAAGTTCCGTGTGGGCCAGTCGAGGGATGAAGAGGAAAACACTTTGGGTGTGCCCTCCGGGCGGAGCGTGCCGCCCGCCTGGGCGAAGATCGCGGGTGGTGATCGACGCGCCATTGACGATGCGCTCGAAAACATCGCGGACGCGGAATTGAAGGCGAGGGTGGCGAATCTGGTCGAGCGGGTGGAAAGAATCTCTGGCGAGAGGAACTTGTGA